The genomic interval GCTATAGGTAAGATTCGCCCCGCGCCCGGCCAGCCGGCGCCCGCGTTCGCTGTCATAACTGCGTTCGGCCACTGCAGTACCGTTGACTTGTGTCATGCGCGCCCGCACCAGCGGCACAAATTCAGGGGTTTCCAGGCCGCCATTGGCAAGTATTGCCGCGACGCTGTCGCGCTCATCAGGCTGGATGTTGATGAGGAAGTTGTTTGGCGCCTGCTCGTCCAGTGTCGCGCGCCAGCCTGCGAGCAGGTCGTTGCGTACCAGCGTCAGCACCAGCAGCACCATTAGCCCTAAGCCAAAAGCAACGACCTGGATAGCGCTGTCACTGCCGCGTCGCGCGATGTTGGCAAGGCCGTAGCGCCACGCAACACCGACCCGGCCACGACCGCGCGCCAGTACGCCGACCAGCAGCCTGCCGATTGCAAACAGCACGACGCCGGCGATCAGCGTGCCGCCGACTATGATCACCAGCAGCATCAGATCGCGTACGGACCAGTACACCAGCAGCGTCAGCGCGGTCAGAGCCGCGCCATAAGTGAGAAACGCACCCGGCGGCGGCGGCGCAAGATCACGTCGCAGCACGCGCAGCGGGGGAGTAGTCGACAGCCGCAGCACCGAAGGCAGGGCAAATCCGGCGAGCAGGATCAGCGCGGTACCAAAACCCATGGCCACCGGTTTGAGTGACGGCACCGGCAGGTCGCTGCGCAAAATGCCCGCCAGCACCTGCGACAGGGCGCGCTCGGCGCCGTAACCGAGCGCGGTGCCCACAACGCTGGCTGCTACACCGATGAGAATTATCTGCGTCAGTGAACTTGTCACCACAAAACGCTGCGGCGCACCCAGGCTTTTCATCAGCGCGGCCGTGTCGAGCCGCCGCTCGGAATAACGCCGTGCCGACATGGCAATGGCGACGGCAGCGAGCAGCAGGCTGACGATGGAGGCCAGCGCGAGAAAACGGCCGGCGCGGGAAATTGCGTCGCTCAGTTCGCGCCCGGCGTCACCGCGGTCGCGCAGCCGCGCCGCCCCGGGCAGGCCGGGTTCAATCTCGCGAGCAAAGGCGCGTACCTGGTCGCGCGTACCGGCAAAAAGCTGCGCATGACGCACTCGCGAACCCTCGCCGAGCAAACCGGTGGCCGGTATGTCATCGATATTCATGATCAGCGCCGGTGCCAGGCCGGCGAAACCCGGTGTCTGGTCCGGCCGGTAAGTCAGCACGGCGCTCACTTTGAAAGTGGACGCGCCCAGTTCGACGGTTGCGCCGGTGTCGATGCCGAGGCGCGCCAGCACCGCGGTGTCCAGCCACAGTTCACCGCGCTCGGGGATACCGTTTGTCACGACGCCTTCGCGCAGCAGCGCCGGTGCAATGCGCATCGTGCCGCGCAGCGGGTAGCCGTCACTCACCGCGTTGACGGCCGCCAGCACGTTTTTGTCCCCATGAAATACAGCCGTAGGAAACGACAGCGTGGTCGCAGTGCGCAGCCCGCG from Gammaproteobacteria bacterium carries:
- a CDS encoding FtsX-like permease family protein, producing the protein MKAVRFGLRALARDFRAGELAVLGVALIIAVASVSAIGFLTDRIGQAVALQAAEVLAADLRVSSPQPLGPERLELARERGLRTATTLSFPTAVFHGDKNVLAAVNAVSDGYPLRGTMRIAPALLREGVVTNGIPERGELWLDTAVLARLGIDTGATVELGASTFKVSAVLTYRPDQTPGFAGLAPALIMNIDDIPATGLLGEGSRVRHAQLFAGTRDQVRAFAREIEPGLPGAARLRDRGDAGRELSDAISRAGRFLALASIVSLLLAAVAIAMSARRYSERRLDTAALMKSLGAPQRFVVTSSLTQIILIGVAASVVGTALGYGAERALSQVLAGILRSDLPVPSLKPVAMGFGTALILLAGFALPSVLRLSTTPPLRVLRRDLAPPPPGAFLTYGAALTALTLLVYWSVRDLMLLVIIVGGTLIAGVVLFAIGRLLVGVLARGRGRVGVAWRYGLANIARRGSDSAIQVVAFGLGLMVLLVLTLVRNDLLAGWRATLDEQAPNNFLINIQPDERDSVAAILANGGLETPEFVPLVRARMTQVNGTAVAERSYDSERGRRLAGRGANLTYSETLSPTNRITAGEWWPPDYNGLPLVSVEVEAAHEMGVDTGDVLTFNIAGIDLTATVSSLREVKWDSFQPNFFMVFTPHSLRDYPKTFITSLRVPEDSRGALLELVRAHPSVSIIDIEAILDQVRQVIDKAALAVQSVFLFTLAAGLVVLFAAVQATLDERRYESALLRTFGAKRGTVFAGLAAEFAALGLAAGVFAALGASIVGGLAATQLFNLDYRLDPVLWLLGIATGVIIVGVSGVLAARGAVNTPPVRTLRA